Part of the Halopenitus persicus genome is shown below.
GCCGATCTCGAGCCCCTTCCCGTCGACACGATCCTGATCGGCCAGTCGCGCGTCAACGGGCACGGCGTCGGCGGCGACAACGAGCTCGGCGCGACGGTGATGGCCGAGGACTCGGTCGAGGTCGTGGACGCGTTGACGAACCGCGTCACCGCCGAGGCGGAGGCGATCGTGGTCATCGCCGGGTTGGGCGGCGGAACCGGGTCCGGCGGCGCACCGGTGCTCGTACGCGAGCTGCGGCGCATCTACGACGTCCCCGTGTACGCGCTCGGCGTGCTCCCTGCCCGGGACGAGGGAGCGCTCTCCCAGGTCAACGCGGGGCGATCGCTGAAGACGCTCCTCCGAGAGGCTGACGCCACGATCCTGCTCGACAACGACGCGTGGCGCTCGGCGGACGAGAGCGTCGAGGGGGGTTACGGGAACCTCAACCGCAAGCTGGCCAAACGCGTCGGGCTGCTGCTGGCCGCCGGCGAGGCGACCCAGGGCGTCGGGGAGTCGGTCGTCGACACCAGCGAGGTGATCAACACGCTCGGCGCCGGCGGGATCGCGGCGGTCGGCTACGCGAGCGCCCCCGCCGCCGAGGACCCCGCCGAGAACATTACCACCCTGATGAGCACGACGCGGAAGGCGGTGATGACCGGACTCAGCCTCCCCGAGGCGACCGACGCCGACCGGGCGCTGCTGATCGCTGCCGGCGACGTGGACCGGATCCCCCGAAAGGGCGTCGAGAAGTCGCGACGCTGGCTCGAGGACGAGACGGGATCGATGGCGGTCCGCGGCGGCGACTTCCCGCTGCAGTCGGACCGGCTCGCGGCGATCGTCTTACTGGGCGGCGTGCAGCGGTCGTCTCGGGTGGAGCGGTTCCTCGAACGTGCGCGACAGGCGGCGGCCGAGACCGAAACGGAGGAGCGCGACCGCATCGATCGGGTCTCGGCGTTCGACAACGACGATCTGGACGACCTGCTGTAGGACCCGGCTTGCCGTCGTCCTCCGCCGTCGGTTGCGAGGCTGGCGACCGACGTCGGACCGCGGGATCGGCGACCGCTATTGGATCGTGGGGTCGGGGGACCGACGTCAGACCGCGAGGTCGCCCTTCGCCTTGACGACGTCCAGGTCCTCGGCGTCGATCGACTCGGTCTCCAGCCGGTGGGGTACGTACTCGCGTTTCGCGTAGGTCTCGTACTCGTCCTCGGTGCCGATAGTACACCACAGCTGGGGCTCATCGGGGCCGTGCCAGTCGCCCTGCCGGTTCACCGAGAAGCAGATCATCTCCCGGCCGTCGTAGTTGATCACCGCGTCGCGGCGGATCCCGGGGTCGCCACGGATGATGAGGTGCTGCATAGGTCGCGGTTCGCGTGTCCGCCGCTTAATCGCTTCGATACGGGCGATCGAACCGGCTTCGGTACGGGCGATCGGACTGACTTCGGTACGGGCGATCGGACCGCGGATCGGACTGGCCATGGAACCCCGTTCATCGCGGAACCGGGCTGCCGGACGTCGCCACGAGGCCAAACCGCTTTACCCGCGCCCCCACAAGCCACGGCAATGGCGACGTGCGACGAGTGTGGTGCCTACGAGAACCTCCCGTACCAGTGTCACCGGTGCGGGCAAACGTTCTGTGCGGACCACCGGCTGCCGGAGAATCACGATTGTCCCGGACTCGGCGACTGGGAGGACCCCTCCGGGGTGTTCGAAAGCGGGTTCGACGACTCCCTCTCGGGCGAGTCATCGCCGTCATCGTCCGGTTCGATGACCGACCGGCTCCGAGAACGGGTCGACCGCGCGACGTCGACCGGCGGGTTCCTCGGTTACTTCCGCGGGAATCTGACGTTCCTGTTCCTCGGGTTGATGTGGACGACGTTCCTCCTGCAGGTGCTCGTCGGCGGGTTCCTCGGCCAGGAGCTCTCGCGGTCGTTGTTCGTGCTCCGCCCGGAACGCCTCGAGTACGTCTGGACCTGGGTCACCGCGGTCTTCGCCCACGGCAACTTCACCCACATCGCGCTCAACTCGATCGTCCTCTACTTCTTCGGCCCGCCGGTCGAGGAGCGTATCGGGCCGAAGCGGTTCGCCGCGCTGTTCCTCGGCGCCGGCGTCCTCGCCGGGCTCGCCCAGATCGGAATGGGCTTTCTGGTCGGCCCGGTCGGCCCCGGCGTCGTCGGCGCCTCCGGGGCGATCATGGCGATCATGGGCGTCCTCACCGTGTTGAACCCGAAGCTCCGCGTCTATCTCTACTTCTTCATCCCGATGCCGCTGTGGCTGTTGACGATCGGGTTCGCGGTCGTCAGCGTCTTCCTCGGGCTCGGCGGCGTGGCCGGCGGGATCGCCCACTGGGCGCACCTCGCCGGTCTCCTCGTCGGGCTCGCGTACGGCAAGCACGTCAAGGACGAGATGCGCGCGCCGACGCGGCTTCAGTTCGGCGGGCCGGGCGGTCCCGGCGGGCCGGGCGGGCCGGGTGGCCCCGGCGGCCCCGGACGTCGGCGGTGATCGCCGTGGGGTCCTCGCCGCCGCCGGACGACGATCCATCCTCCACGGACGACGATCCATCCTCCACGGACGACGATCCATCCTCCACGGACGACGATCCATCCTCCGCAGCCGACCGTTCTCGGTCCGTACTCGAGCTCGCGCGTCCCGAGTTCGTCCCCGACCCCGATCTGTCCCGCCAGGAAATGGAGGACCTCCAGCGCGAGATCGCCGCCGTCGCTGCCTTCGAGGACGACCTCGGCGGTCGGGATCGACCCCCCTTCGACCCGGCTGCGGTCGCGATCGACGACCCGTTCGATCTCACCGATGGGGTTCCGGGTCCCGAGCGTGGCGACGCGGTCGAGAGCACGCTTGGAACGTTTGGATCCACCG
Proteins encoded:
- a CDS encoding tubulin/FtsZ family protein produces the protein MKAVLVGVGQAGGKVTTALAEFDAEMGFDAVREALAVNTAVADLEPLPVDTILIGQSRVNGHGVGGDNELGATVMAEDSVEVVDALTNRVTAEAEAIVVIAGLGGGTGSGGAPVLVRELRRIYDVPVYALGVLPARDEGALSQVNAGRSLKTLLREADATILLDNDAWRSADESVEGGYGNLNRKLAKRVGLLLAAGEATQGVGESVVDTSEVINTLGAGGIAAVGYASAPAAEDPAENITTLMSTTRKAVMTGLSLPEATDADRALLIAAGDVDRIPRKGVEKSRRWLEDETGSMAVRGGDFPLQSDRLAAIVLLGGVQRSSRVERFLERARQAAAETETEERDRIDRVSAFDNDDLDDLL
- a CDS encoding HAH_0734 family protein, which gives rise to MQHLIIRGDPGIRRDAVINYDGREMICFSVNRQGDWHGPDEPQLWCTIGTEDEYETYAKREYVPHRLETESIDAEDLDVVKAKGDLAV
- a CDS encoding rhomboid family intramembrane serine protease yields the protein MATCDECGAYENLPYQCHRCGQTFCADHRLPENHDCPGLGDWEDPSGVFESGFDDSLSGESSPSSSGSMTDRLRERVDRATSTGGFLGYFRGNLTFLFLGLMWTTFLLQVLVGGFLGQELSRSLFVLRPERLEYVWTWVTAVFAHGNFTHIALNSIVLYFFGPPVEERIGPKRFAALFLGAGVLAGLAQIGMGFLVGPVGPGVVGASGAIMAIMGVLTVLNPKLRVYLYFFIPMPLWLLTIGFAVVSVFLGLGGVAGGIAHWAHLAGLLVGLAYGKHVKDEMRAPTRLQFGGPGGPGGPGGPGGPGGPGRRR